Proteins from one Pontibacter korlensis genomic window:
- a CDS encoding SixA phosphatase family protein — MQRIVLLCRHAEAYDPYPLQPDFERELTPTGQQQARNTGKWLREKFLKADTILASPATRANATARIIAGRLYFDEEQISYNPDLYNARESQLMKSLGELPNHVKQVILVGHNPGITRLARELTEELQLSYLNPGSVVAVAIDLEQWQDIHVTTGILMDQHSG, encoded by the coding sequence ATGCAAAGAATCGTACTCCTCTGTCGCCATGCGGAAGCTTATGACCCTTACCCATTGCAGCCTGATTTTGAACGTGAGCTCACTCCAACAGGCCAGCAGCAGGCCCGAAACACCGGAAAGTGGCTACGTGAAAAATTTTTAAAAGCGGATACTATTCTTGCAAGTCCTGCCACACGTGCCAACGCTACAGCCCGCATCATAGCAGGACGTTTATACTTTGATGAGGAGCAGATCAGCTATAACCCCGACCTCTACAACGCCCGCGAATCGCAGTTAATGAAAAGCCTGGGAGAATTGCCGAACCATGTAAAGCAGGTGATTCTGGTAGGGCACAACCCAGGTATAACACGTCTGGCCCGCGAATTAACAGAAGAGCTGCAGCTTAGCTATCTGAACCCTGGCAGTGTAGTAGCAGTGGCTATAGACCTCGAACAGTGGCAGGATATACATGTTACTACCGGTATACTGATGGACCAGCACTCTGGGTAA
- the topA gene encoding type I DNA topoisomerase — MIKNLVIVESPAKAKTIEGYLGKDFVVKSSFGHVRDLPKDNNAIDIEHGFKPTYVISSDKKEVVSQLRKLAKEAEIVWLASDDDREGEAISWHLTEALNLNDTKTRRIVFREITKNAILNAISSPRGIDMDLVNAQQARRILDRLVGFELSPVLWKKIKTGLSAGRVQSVAVRLVVEREREIDRFKAEAAFRITAVFDVQGRTLEAELPKKFKAEEEAQAFLQQCIGAEYKIENLEQKPLKRSPAPPFTTSTLQQEASRKLYFSVAQTMTIAQRLYEAGKISYMRTDSVNLSEEAIQGASNEIQRSFGEKFVKTRRFKTKSSSAQEAHEAIRPTDFSQMNVSSDRNEQRLYELIWKRAIASQMADAEIEKTTVTIGISTQQDHKLQATGEVIKFEGFLKVYIESKDDDEEGADEDVKGMLPPLSIGQGINLRQMLATQRYSRPPARYTEASLVKKLEEMGIGRPSTYAPTISTIQKRGYVEKDSREGKERNFQVLTLKDGNITTQTKTEITGAEKGKLFPTDTAMVVNDFLVEHFPNVIDYSFTARVEAEFDEIAQGQKEWENMLDQFYQKFHKRIESSENISRADVSGARELGADPVTGKTIIAKLGRFGPYVQLGEENEETGQKPVYASLRKGQFIESLTLEDALELFKLPRIVGTFEDKEMKAAIGRFGPYISHNSKFYSLPKTLDPLKVTAEEAIELIQAKRKADAEKIIKTFPENPDIQVLNGRYGPYIVAGKKNVKIPKDKEPSELTLEECVALAEATPEKKGRGGFKKKADADKPAAEKKTATKAKAATTKKTTAKKTTTKKKA; from the coding sequence ATGATAAAAAACTTAGTCATAGTAGAGTCGCCTGCAAAGGCAAAAACAATTGAGGGATATTTAGGGAAAGACTTTGTAGTAAAGTCCAGCTTCGGCCATGTGCGCGACTTGCCTAAAGACAACAATGCCATTGACATAGAACATGGTTTTAAACCTACCTATGTTATCTCCAGCGACAAAAAGGAGGTGGTATCTCAACTTCGAAAACTGGCAAAAGAGGCTGAAATAGTGTGGCTTGCATCGGACGACGACCGTGAGGGAGAAGCCATTTCGTGGCACCTGACAGAGGCGTTGAACCTGAACGATACTAAAACCCGACGCATAGTCTTCCGGGAAATTACTAAGAACGCTATTCTTAACGCCATCAGCTCACCGCGTGGCATCGATATGGACTTAGTAAACGCCCAGCAGGCCCGCCGTATTCTGGACAGGCTGGTAGGTTTTGAGCTATCGCCGGTACTCTGGAAAAAAATCAAAACAGGTCTTTCAGCAGGACGAGTGCAGTCGGTGGCAGTACGTTTGGTGGTGGAGCGCGAGCGTGAGATTGATCGCTTCAAGGCAGAAGCCGCTTTCCGAATCACCGCTGTTTTTGATGTACAAGGTCGAACACTTGAGGCTGAGCTTCCTAAGAAATTCAAAGCCGAAGAAGAAGCGCAGGCTTTCTTGCAGCAATGTATAGGTGCAGAGTATAAAATAGAGAACCTGGAGCAGAAGCCGCTAAAGCGCAGCCCTGCGCCTCCGTTCACTACTTCTACCCTGCAACAGGAGGCTAGCCGCAAGTTATACTTCTCGGTAGCTCAGACCATGACCATTGCACAGCGCTTGTATGAGGCTGGTAAAATCTCCTACATGCGTACTGACTCTGTAAATCTTTCGGAGGAGGCCATACAGGGAGCCAGTAACGAGATTCAACGCTCTTTTGGTGAGAAGTTTGTAAAAACCCGCCGCTTTAAAACCAAATCTTCATCTGCACAGGAAGCGCACGAAGCCATACGCCCTACAGACTTCTCACAAATGAATGTGAGCAGCGACCGTAATGAGCAGCGCCTTTATGAGCTGATCTGGAAGCGTGCCATCGCTTCACAGATGGCTGATGCTGAAATAGAAAAGACAACTGTAACTATTGGCATTTCTACGCAACAGGACCATAAACTGCAAGCTACTGGTGAGGTGATTAAGTTTGAAGGTTTCCTGAAAGTATATATTGAGTCGAAAGACGATGATGAGGAAGGAGCTGATGAGGATGTAAAAGGCATGTTGCCTCCATTGAGCATTGGCCAAGGTATAAACCTGCGCCAGATGCTGGCAACGCAGCGCTACAGCCGACCACCAGCACGCTATACAGAGGCAAGCCTGGTGAAGAAACTGGAAGAGATGGGCATTGGCCGTCCGTCTACTTATGCTCCTACTATCTCTACCATTCAAAAGCGTGGCTATGTAGAAAAAGACAGTCGTGAAGGGAAAGAGCGTAATTTCCAGGTGCTGACCCTGAAAGACGGTAACATTACGACGCAGACTAAAACAGAAATCACCGGCGCTGAGAAAGGTAAGCTTTTCCCAACCGACACAGCCATGGTGGTGAACGACTTCCTGGTAGAGCACTTCCCGAACGTGATAGACTATTCGTTTACAGCACGAGTAGAGGCTGAATTTGATGAGATAGCGCAGGGGCAGAAGGAGTGGGAAAACATGCTGGACCAGTTTTACCAGAAGTTTCACAAGCGCATCGAGTCGAGCGAAAACATTTCAAGAGCAGACGTTTCCGGTGCCCGTGAATTGGGTGCAGACCCAGTAACAGGCAAAACGATCATCGCTAAGCTTGGCCGGTTTGGCCCTTATGTACAGCTTGGCGAGGAGAATGAGGAAACCGGCCAGAAGCCAGTATACGCCAGCCTTCGCAAAGGCCAGTTTATTGAGAGCCTGACGCTGGAGGATGCACTGGAGCTGTTTAAGCTGCCACGTATTGTTGGCACTTTTGAAGACAAGGAGATGAAAGCTGCCATTGGTCGTTTTGGTCCATACATCAGCCATAACAGCAAGTTCTACTCACTGCCAAAAACGCTGGATCCGCTAAAGGTAACTGCTGAGGAAGCCATTGAGCTTATTCAGGCCAAGCGCAAGGCAGATGCCGAAAAGATCATCAAGACATTCCCGGAGAACCCTGATATACAAGTATTGAACGGACGCTACGGTCCATACATTGTAGCAGGCAAGAAAAACGTAAAGATTCCGAAGGATAAAGAGCCTAGTGAGCTAACCCTGGAGGAGTGCGTTGCATTGGCCGAGGCTACACCTGAGAAAAAAGGTCGTGGCGGCTTCAAGAAAAAAGCCGATGCTGATAAGCCAGCAGCTGAAAAGAAAACTGCAACCAAGGCAAAAGCGGCCACTACTAAAAAGACTACAGCCAAAAAGACTACAACCAAGAAAAAGGCTTAG
- a CDS encoding THUMP domain-containing class I SAM-dependent RNA methyltransferase: MAKKTQIENFNIIATTLSGLEEVLAQELRDLDMEYVKVGNRAVTCSGNLRQLYEANLWCRTAIRILKPIRQFKAHDEKNLYEQVQKTDWTEMMDLDMTFAIDAVVSHSTFEHSLYVAQLTKDAIVDQFRAKTGERPSVDRIRPDVRINLHMHDNLVTLSLDSSGDSLHRRGYRLQTNVAPLNEVLAAGIIALSGWDKKAPFVDPMCGSGTFLIEAALMAQNIAPGLFRRDPFGFEKWKDYNEQVFEMVWNTAEAKEKRTPQAKIIGYDLDADYIDAALNNIENAGLENVIQVEQANFFETHAPEGQGVVVMNPPYNERIQSDDINLLYKNIGDTLKNNYQGYDAFVFTGNLEAAKNVGLRTSRRVPLYNGSIECRLLKYELYRGSKRGGGTE; this comes from the coding sequence ATGGCGAAGAAGACACAAATAGAGAATTTCAATATCATAGCCACTACACTTTCCGGTTTGGAGGAGGTGTTGGCACAGGAGCTGCGCGACCTGGACATGGAGTACGTGAAGGTAGGAAACCGTGCTGTTACCTGCTCGGGCAACCTACGTCAGCTCTACGAAGCGAACTTGTGGTGCCGAACTGCCATTCGTATACTAAAGCCAATCCGTCAGTTCAAGGCTCACGACGAGAAAAACCTGTACGAGCAGGTGCAGAAAACAGACTGGACGGAGATGATGGATTTGGACATGACCTTCGCCATTGACGCCGTAGTGAGCCACTCTACATTTGAGCACTCCCTGTATGTCGCCCAGCTTACAAAAGACGCGATTGTAGATCAGTTCAGGGCCAAAACAGGGGAGAGACCTTCAGTGGATAGAATCAGGCCTGACGTGCGCATTAACCTGCACATGCATGATAACCTTGTTACACTCTCTTTAGACTCTTCTGGCGATTCCTTGCACCGCCGTGGCTACCGCCTACAGACAAACGTAGCTCCGCTTAATGAGGTATTGGCGGCTGGCATTATAGCATTATCTGGCTGGGATAAAAAAGCTCCTTTTGTAGACCCTATGTGTGGCTCAGGTACTTTCCTGATAGAGGCAGCCCTTATGGCGCAAAATATCGCGCCTGGTTTATTCCGCCGCGACCCATTTGGCTTTGAGAAGTGGAAGGACTACAATGAGCAGGTTTTTGAGATGGTATGGAATACTGCCGAAGCTAAAGAAAAACGCACACCACAGGCAAAAATAATTGGCTACGATCTGGATGCTGACTACATCGATGCGGCTCTGAACAATATTGAAAACGCCGGACTCGAGAATGTTATACAGGTAGAGCAGGCAAACTTCTTTGAAACACATGCTCCGGAAGGGCAGGGAGTAGTAGTAATGAACCCACCTTACAACGAGCGCATTCAGTCTGATGACATTAACCTGCTTTACAAAAATATCGGTGATACACTAAAGAATAACTACCAGGGGTATGATGCTTTTGTGTTTACTGGTAACCTGGAGGCAGCGAAAAATGTAGGGCTGCGCACATCGCGTCGTGTTCCGCTTTATAATGGCTCCATTGAATGCCGCCTGCTTAAGTATGAGTTATACCGTGGCTCAAAAAGGGGAGGTGGAACAGAGTAA
- the murB gene encoding UDP-N-acetylmuramate dehydrogenase has translation MKLQTDFPLKPYNTFGIDVKAKLFARFDSVEELQELLQMPELKQEPKLILGGGSNLLFTKDFDGLVLQNGIKGVEKVEEDQAYVYLKAGGGEVWHEFVLQTLELDLGGIENLSLIPGTVGAAPLQNIGAYGVELKDVFHELEAVNIETGEVRAFDNQACRFGYRESVFKNELKGQFIVTHVTFKLHKKHTLNTSYGAIKTTLEEMQVQDPSIHHVSAAVCHIRQSKLPDPKQIGNAGSFFKNPEIPKEQFEALQQQYPTIPSYPVSQTTVKVPAGWLIEQCGWKGKVIDNYGVHKHQALVLVNYGGAKGEDIRKLAFEVIASVEEKFGIRLSPEVNIM, from the coding sequence ATGAAATTGCAGACTGATTTCCCCTTAAAACCATACAACACGTTTGGCATTGATGTTAAAGCGAAGTTATTTGCCCGTTTCGACTCAGTAGAAGAGCTTCAGGAGCTGTTGCAGATGCCAGAACTGAAGCAGGAGCCTAAACTCATACTTGGCGGCGGCAGCAACCTGTTATTCACTAAAGACTTTGACGGACTAGTACTTCAAAATGGCATTAAGGGTGTAGAGAAAGTTGAGGAGGACCAAGCCTATGTGTACTTAAAAGCTGGCGGCGGTGAGGTGTGGCATGAGTTTGTTCTGCAAACTTTAGAGCTTGACTTAGGAGGTATTGAAAATTTATCGCTGATTCCAGGTACAGTGGGTGCTGCCCCGTTGCAGAATATCGGTGCCTATGGTGTAGAACTGAAAGACGTTTTTCATGAGTTAGAGGCGGTTAACATAGAGACCGGAGAGGTTCGTGCATTTGATAACCAAGCCTGTAGATTCGGTTATCGCGAGAGTGTATTCAAAAATGAGTTAAAAGGGCAGTTTATTGTAACGCACGTTACCTTTAAGTTGCATAAAAAACATACTTTGAACACCTCCTACGGAGCCATCAAAACAACTTTGGAGGAGATGCAGGTGCAGGACCCGAGCATCCACCATGTAAGTGCAGCCGTGTGTCACATTCGCCAAAGCAAACTGCCGGACCCAAAACAGATCGGCAACGCGGGCAGCTTTTTCAAAAACCCGGAAATCCCGAAAGAGCAATTTGAGGCACTGCAGCAGCAGTACCCTACCATTCCCTCCTATCCTGTTTCCCAGACTACGGTAAAAGTACCAGCTGGATGGCTTATAGAGCAATGCGGCTGGAAGGGCAAAGTAATAGATAATTATGGTGTGCATAAGCATCAAGCGCTGGTACTGGTAAACTATGGCGGAGCCAAAGGTGAGGATATTCGGAAGCTGGCTTTTGAGGTAATTGCTTCGGTAGAGGAAAAATTCGGCATCAGACTTAGCCCTGAAGTAAATATAATGTAA
- a CDS encoding YihY/virulence factor BrkB family protein, whose protein sequence is MNKKLKLSWELIKRTFREFADDRPLDWAAIIGFYTIFSLPAVLIITLRIAGAVFGEEAVQGELAKQIGGIVGHSGAQQIQNIIENADRSSSTTVGTIIGVSTMIFSATTVFVALQDSLNAMWEVRAKPERGWVKLVVDRVLSLAMVVSLGFLLLVSLSIDVVMGLINEFLREELSGIAVYLITIGNVLVSILISVIIFAAIFKVLPDAKIRWPNVWVGATVTAILFVLGKSILNIYFQHDPLADTYGAAGSLVLILVWVYYTSVIFLLGAEFTQIYSREHDHGIRPQDNAVKVETKEVEKEV, encoded by the coding sequence ATGAATAAGAAGTTAAAATTAAGCTGGGAGCTAATCAAGCGTACATTCAGAGAATTTGCTGATGACAGGCCCTTAGATTGGGCGGCCATCATCGGTTTCTATACTATTTTCTCGCTTCCTGCAGTACTCATCATTACACTACGCATTGCCGGAGCTGTTTTTGGCGAAGAGGCTGTGCAGGGCGAGCTGGCAAAACAGATAGGTGGCATTGTGGGCCACAGTGGGGCCCAGCAGATACAAAATATCATTGAGAACGCTGACCGCTCTTCGTCCACTACAGTTGGCACCATTATAGGAGTCTCCACCATGATTTTCTCTGCCACGACAGTCTTCGTTGCTTTGCAAGATTCACTAAACGCAATGTGGGAGGTGCGTGCCAAGCCGGAGAGGGGCTGGGTAAAGCTTGTTGTCGACCGCGTGCTTTCGCTGGCAATGGTGGTGAGCCTGGGTTTTCTGTTATTGGTGTCGCTATCTATTGATGTAGTGATGGGGCTAATAAATGAGTTTTTGCGCGAAGAATTGTCTGGCATTGCCGTTTACCTTATTACCATAGGCAATGTGCTTGTGTCTATCCTGATCAGCGTCATCATTTTTGCTGCTATTTTTAAGGTGCTTCCTGACGCTAAAATTCGCTGGCCCAATGTGTGGGTAGGAGCTACGGTAACAGCTATTCTCTTTGTGCTAGGTAAGTCTATCCTGAACATATACTTCCAGCACGACCCTTTAGCGGATACTTATGGGGCAGCGGGGTCACTCGTGCTCATACTGGTATGGGTGTATTATACCTCAGTTATCTTTCTACTTGGTGCCGAGTTTACTCAAATATACTCCCGGGAGCATGACCATGGTATTCGCCCTCAGGACAATGCTGTAAAAGTTGAGACAAAAGAGGTGGAGAAAGAGGTGTGA
- a CDS encoding nitroreductase family protein yields the protein MDTTSYPFIPYQPIRYTEQEMLQQAELFYSFMDKRRSVREFSDKPVLLEVIEQIVKTASTAPSGAHKQP from the coding sequence ATGGATACTACAAGCTACCCTTTTATACCCTACCAGCCTATTAGGTATACTGAGCAGGAGATGCTGCAGCAGGCAGAGCTGTTTTACAGTTTTATGGACAAGCGCCGCTCTGTACGTGAATTTTCCGATAAGCCAGTTCTCCTGGAGGTTATTGAGCAGATAGTTAAGACAGCCTCTACGGCGCCCTCTGGTGCGCACAAGCAGCCTTAA
- a CDS encoding class I SAM-dependent methyltransferase, with product MKNDPIGAAVLDYLAGAEEIEVIVESNLTEDDTIPVDYLFRTEAEMPDLEVEALKACRGVVLDVGAGAGCHALALQARGVEVTALDVSAGAVEAMQRQGVKRVLHKDIFDLNEALYDTLLMLMNGIGISGTLAGLDRFLEHSKKLLKPGGQILLESSDILYMYEEEDGSVLLDLNAGYYGEVKYNMKYKDQETGWFNWLFIDPSILEDYATQHGFTFELLLEGDAGNYLALLLLK from the coding sequence ATGAAGAACGACCCTATAGGAGCAGCCGTGCTAGATTATCTGGCTGGTGCCGAAGAGATAGAAGTGATTGTTGAGAGCAACCTGACAGAGGATGATACGATTCCGGTAGACTATCTCTTCCGAACAGAAGCGGAAATGCCTGATCTGGAAGTGGAAGCCTTGAAAGCGTGCCGTGGAGTAGTGTTGGATGTAGGGGCGGGTGCAGGGTGCCATGCTTTGGCCCTGCAGGCAAGAGGAGTTGAAGTAACTGCCCTGGACGTTTCTGCGGGAGCCGTAGAAGCTATGCAACGACAGGGTGTTAAGCGGGTACTGCATAAGGATATTTTCGATTTGAACGAGGCCCTCTATGATACCCTGCTGATGCTGATGAACGGGATCGGCATTTCAGGTACATTGGCAGGTCTAGATCGATTTCTGGAGCATTCCAAGAAGCTTCTAAAACCGGGTGGGCAGATTTTGCTAGAGTCTTCCGATATACTCTACATGTATGAGGAGGAGGATGGTTCAGTGCTGCTGGACCTAAACGCAGGTTATTACGGTGAGGTAAAGTATAACATGAAGTATAAGGACCAGGAAACTGGCTGGTTTAACTGGTTATTCATTGATCCATCTATATTGGAGGACTATGCCACCCAGCACGGCTTTACTTTTGAGTTGCTGCTGGAAGGTGATGCAGGTAACTATCTGGCGCTGCTGCTGCTGAAGTAA
- a CDS encoding DinB family protein, whose product MSLNAQSLNLLMNPKLEVKYLRLEQSRNRLLDELAGLSDEQLNTYPAAGKWSINQHVAHLVLVEERALSSIKQQLQQQDTLLDIDFSTSVKALLVKLALHSGRKYKAPAAVANVPDQAALPELRQQWDKLRFELEDELTSFPHHLLEKGVLNHPMVGCLSINQALSFLQDHFEHHRQIMLRQKEALIS is encoded by the coding sequence ATGTCACTGAACGCACAAAGTCTCAACCTGCTTATGAACCCAAAACTGGAAGTAAAATACCTGCGTCTGGAGCAGTCGCGCAATCGTCTTTTGGACGAACTGGCAGGACTAAGCGACGAACAGCTCAACACCTATCCGGCTGCAGGTAAATGGAGCATAAACCAGCATGTGGCACACCTGGTATTGGTAGAAGAGCGCGCGTTAAGTAGCATAAAACAGCAACTGCAACAGCAGGACACACTGCTGGATATAGATTTCAGCACATCTGTTAAAGCTCTACTGGTGAAACTGGCGCTACACTCCGGGAGAAAGTATAAAGCACCCGCGGCTGTTGCCAACGTACCTGACCAGGCAGCTCTACCAGAACTAAGGCAGCAGTGGGACAAGCTACGCTTTGAACTGGAGGATGAGTTAACAAGCTTTCCGCACCATTTACTTGAGAAAGGAGTGTTAAACCACCCTATGGTAGGTTGCCTTTCTATCAACCAGGCCCTTTCTTTCCTGCAAGATCATTTTGAACATCACCGCCAAATTATGCTTCGCCAGAAGGAGGCGCTTATAAGTTAG
- a CDS encoding LysR family transcriptional regulator: MISQRHEIFFEVARQLSFTKASQTLFISQSAISKHIKALEEHYKIGLFNRHGNSVSLTPAGELLYQKLLRVRQVQHELYEEFRSISTDFSPQVRMVIGSSTTISLYILPPVLSAYLASNPNVQITLKNRNSENILKALVDHEIDLGIIEGINKVNNVTYTPFMKDEVIPVCSAKNQLRHQQLHYQDLYNIPLALREYGSGTLAVLEEALLEKDIRLHDIPVKIRLGGTEALKNFVRANDSCLSFLPRPAVIKELESGELVELKISDLQLGRTFYFIQRKGTENDLLFRNFIRFTKNHYSKTE, encoded by the coding sequence ATGATTTCCCAGCGCCACGAAATATTCTTCGAAGTAGCACGTCAGCTCAGCTTTACCAAGGCCAGCCAGACACTCTTCATAAGTCAGTCAGCCATAAGTAAGCATATCAAAGCACTGGAAGAGCATTATAAAATTGGCTTGTTCAACCGCCACGGCAACTCAGTATCGCTCACTCCTGCAGGTGAACTGCTTTACCAAAAGTTGCTTAGGGTAAGGCAGGTTCAGCACGAGCTGTATGAGGAGTTCAGGAGTATAAGTACAGACTTCTCGCCACAGGTACGAATGGTCATCGGCTCCAGTACTACCATTTCGCTTTATATCTTGCCACCCGTACTTTCGGCATACCTGGCTAGCAACCCTAACGTACAAATCACACTTAAAAACCGTAACTCCGAGAATATCTTAAAGGCTCTTGTAGATCATGAAATAGACCTTGGTATCATTGAAGGTATCAACAAGGTGAACAATGTAACCTACACTCCATTTATGAAGGATGAGGTTATACCCGTATGTTCTGCTAAAAACCAACTTCGCCATCAGCAGTTGCACTACCAGGATCTGTACAACATACCTCTTGCTCTGCGGGAGTATGGCTCCGGAACGCTAGCTGTGCTGGAAGAAGCACTCCTGGAGAAGGACATACGCCTCCACGACATTCCTGTCAAGATCAGGTTAGGTGGAACAGAGGCTCTTAAAAACTTTGTTCGAGCTAACGATTCCTGCCTTTCATTTCTTCCAAGACCTGCTGTTATCAAAGAACTGGAGTCAGGGGAATTGGTTGAACTTAAAATTTCAGACTTACAGCTTGGGCGCACCTTTTATTTTATCCAGCGCAAAGGCACAGAAAACGACCTGCTTTTCAGAAACTTCATACGGTTCACCAAAAATCATTATTCCAAAACAGAATAG
- a CDS encoding threonine synthase: MDITLVDRLSRIDHLTCSNCGSTYSPFQQHTLSSCCHLPLAAQYELQHSLSKSILAKREASMWRYRELLPVLSEKNVVSLGEGFTPILELQNLARQYNLSNLLLKDEGQNPTGSFKARGLSMAISKAKEFGTEGCIVPTAGNAGVAMAAYCAKAGMKAVVVMPRHTPEAFKEECYWYGAEVVLVDGLINDCAARAKEINADGKLLDVSTLKEPYRLEGKKTMGYEIAEQFNWQLPDVILYPAGGGTGLIGIWKAFKELQALGWLDEHVKLPRMIAVQAANCQPLVETYFGRQQNAQQYVGKPTIANGLAVPRPIGEQMMLQVIQESGGTAISISEEEMLEGLRELGKSEGLFVAPEGAAVWMAARKLIATGAITKSENILLLNTGSGQKYMANITGMHNY, translated from the coding sequence ATGGACATCACTCTTGTTGATCGATTAAGCCGCATAGACCATCTGACATGCTCTAACTGCGGCTCTACTTATTCCCCATTCCAACAACATACTTTATCTTCCTGCTGCCACTTACCGCTGGCTGCACAATATGAGCTGCAGCATTCTTTAAGTAAGAGCATTTTAGCAAAGCGTGAAGCAAGTATGTGGCGCTACCGCGAGTTATTACCTGTTCTAAGTGAAAAGAACGTGGTAAGTCTAGGTGAAGGATTTACTCCTATTCTGGAGCTGCAGAACCTGGCCCGGCAGTACAATTTGAGCAACTTGCTGTTAAAAGATGAAGGACAAAACCCTACCGGCTCATTTAAGGCCAGAGGTTTGAGTATGGCCATATCTAAAGCAAAAGAGTTCGGAACAGAAGGGTGTATTGTACCTACCGCAGGCAATGCAGGAGTGGCAATGGCAGCCTACTGCGCTAAGGCAGGCATGAAAGCCGTGGTGGTTATGCCGCGCCATACACCGGAGGCTTTTAAGGAAGAATGCTACTGGTATGGGGCCGAAGTGGTGCTGGTAGATGGCCTGATCAATGACTGCGCTGCACGGGCTAAAGAGATAAATGCCGACGGAAAGCTTCTTGATGTCTCCACACTAAAGGAGCCTTACCGCCTGGAAGGCAAGAAAACCATGGGCTATGAGATAGCCGAGCAGTTTAACTGGCAACTGCCAGATGTAATCTTGTACCCTGCAGGTGGAGGTACAGGCCTGATAGGTATATGGAAAGCTTTTAAAGAATTACAGGCACTTGGTTGGCTGGATGAGCATGTAAAGCTGCCTCGTATGATAGCCGTGCAAGCAGCAAACTGCCAGCCTTTGGTGGAGACATATTTCGGTAGGCAACAAAACGCGCAGCAATATGTAGGAAAGCCAACTATAGCCAATGGTCTTGCAGTACCTCGCCCGATAGGTGAACAAATGATGCTGCAGGTAATCCAGGAGTCTGGAGGCACTGCTATCAGCATATCAGAAGAAGAGATGCTGGAGGGCTTAAGGGAGCTAGGTAAAAGCGAAGGCCTCTTTGTAGCACCTGAAGGAGCGGCAGTTTGGATGGCTGCAAGAAAACTCATTGCCACTGGCGCTATCACCAAATCTGAAAATATCCTGTTGCTTAACACAGGCTCAGGTCAAAAATATATGGCCAACATTACTGGCATGCACAACTACTAG
- a CDS encoding nucleoside deaminase encodes METNKERHEEFMREAISLSIEKMLEGYGGPFGSVIVRNGTVIARGYNKVLHSHDPTAHAEVEAIRSASQVLGTHDLSDCVIYASSQPCPMCLGAIYWARLRKVYYGNPHQEAARIGFDDSFIYEEIERPVEQRRIPMVQLLQQEARKAFDLWEQKEDKKEY; translated from the coding sequence ATGGAAACCAATAAGGAGCGACACGAAGAGTTTATGCGGGAGGCAATAAGCCTATCCATAGAAAAAATGCTGGAAGGGTACGGCGGCCCCTTCGGCTCAGTAATAGTTAGAAACGGCACTGTTATAGCCCGTGGCTATAATAAGGTACTGCACTCGCACGACCCTACAGCACACGCTGAGGTGGAAGCCATACGCTCAGCATCACAGGTACTAGGCACCCACGACCTCTCTGACTGTGTTATCTATGCCAGTTCTCAGCCTTGCCCTATGTGCCTGGGTGCTATCTATTGGGCAAGGCTAAGAAAAGTATACTATGGAAATCCGCACCAGGAGGCGGCGCGCATTGGCTTCGACGATTCCTTTATTTATGAGGAGATTGAAAGGCCTGTGGAGCAACGTCGCATCCCGATGGTACAGCTCCTGCAACAGGAAGCTAGAAAAGCCTTTGATCTTTGGGAGCAGAAAGAGGACAAAAAAGAATATTAG